One stretch of Cloacibacillus sp. DNA includes these proteins:
- the purF gene encoding amidophosphoribosyltransferase, which produces MSGIFGAYSTTNKPVLEEVYLGLYALQHRGQESAGIAWAEDGHVASVRGMGLLHNAIDQQRLAGESANCAIGHVRYVPLESSQLQNVLPICANYARGPVAIAHDGLVTNLAELTRQLEQRGAIFQSSTNSEAILHMMAQKSHMQPIDALVDALKKLEGSYAIAVLLEDSLVAARDPYGFKPLVIGERDGTYYAASESCALDIVGAKLLRDVEPGEIVVIGAKGMKSLRVRQERCGRCMHCSFEYVYTARPDSIIDGRSVYEARKEMGRRLARKSPCGDADLAAGMPDSGTISAIGYAQAAGTPFEMGVVRNRYVGRTFIQPTQKVRELGVKIKLNPIAEIFKDKRAVIVDDSIVRGTTAERIVSMIRNCGAAEVHLRIASPPVLHPCRYGIDTRKEETLAAVRMTLDELCKKVGADSLDYLTEEDLVAVIGLPEDKLCTACFTGKYLEER; this is translated from the coding sequence TCGAAGAGGTCTATCTCGGCCTTTACGCGCTGCAGCACCGCGGCCAGGAATCGGCGGGCATCGCCTGGGCCGAGGACGGCCACGTCGCCTCCGTGCGCGGCATGGGGCTGCTGCACAACGCGATAGACCAGCAGCGTCTGGCCGGCGAGAGCGCGAACTGCGCCATCGGTCATGTTAGGTATGTGCCGCTGGAAAGTTCGCAGCTGCAGAATGTGCTGCCGATCTGCGCGAACTATGCGCGCGGCCCCGTGGCCATCGCGCATGACGGGCTGGTGACGAATCTCGCGGAACTCACGCGCCAGCTGGAACAGCGCGGAGCGATATTCCAGTCTTCGACGAACTCCGAGGCCATCCTTCACATGATGGCCCAGAAGTCGCACATGCAGCCGATAGACGCGCTCGTCGACGCGCTTAAAAAGCTTGAAGGTTCCTACGCGATCGCGGTGCTGCTTGAGGATTCGCTCGTCGCCGCCCGCGACCCGTACGGCTTCAAGCCTCTTGTGATCGGCGAACGCGACGGAACCTATTACGCGGCCTCGGAGTCCTGCGCGCTCGACATCGTCGGCGCGAAGCTGCTGCGCGACGTCGAACCGGGCGAGATCGTCGTGATCGGCGCGAAGGGCATGAAGAGCCTGCGCGTCCGTCAGGAGCGGTGCGGCCGCTGCATGCACTGTTCATTTGAATATGTCTATACGGCGCGCCCCGACAGCATCATCGACGGGCGCTCGGTCTACGAAGCCAGGAAAGAGATGGGCCGCCGCCTGGCCCGCAAGTCGCCCTGCGGCGACGCGGACCTCGCCGCGGGGATGCCCGACAGCGGCACGATCTCGGCGATCGGCTACGCGCAGGCCGCCGGCACCCCATTCGAGATGGGGGTCGTCCGCAACCGCTATGTGGGCCGCACCTTCATCCAGCCGACACAGAAGGTACGCGAACTCGGCGTGAAGATAAAGCTGAACCCCATCGCCGAGATTTTCAAAGATAAGAGGGCCGTCATCGTCGACGACTCGATCGTGCGCGGCACCACCGCCGAACGCATCGTTTCGATGATACGTAACTGCGGCGCGGCGGAGGTCCACCTCCGTATCGCCTCGCCGCCGGTGCTCCACCCCTGCCGTTACGGTATCGACACACGGAAAGAGGAGACCCTCGCCGCGGTGCGCATGACGCTCGACGAACTGTGCAAAAAGGTCGGCGCCGATTCGCTCGATTATCTGACGGAAGAGGATCTCGTAGCGGTGATCGGTCTGCCGGAGGATAAGCTCTGCACCGCCTGCTTCACCGGCAAATATCTTGAGGAACGCTGA